The proteins below are encoded in one region of Shewanella algae:
- a CDS encoding type II secretion system protein has translation MKRQMQGFSLIELVIVIVILGLLAATAIPRFLNVTDDAEDASLEGVTGGLATAVSFVRSQWEVDGRRNNSVILDGTTVSLDTRFGYPTGTGNTSATSMDDASCQQVFNTVLQSAPKNVLYSADAREQRYTVRALEGAGASATAIDGTVVTGLDLCVYHQVASLVLDQSSGVATPAPDLNTTGAKGITYNPGTGQVLSFSN, from the coding sequence ATGAAACGACAGATGCAAGGCTTCTCGTTAATCGAGCTGGTGATAGTGATAGTGATCCTGGGCCTGCTGGCTGCAACCGCTATTCCGCGTTTTTTGAATGTGACAGATGATGCCGAGGATGCCAGTCTCGAAGGTGTAACAGGTGGCCTCGCCACTGCAGTCAGTTTTGTGCGCTCCCAATGGGAGGTCGATGGTCGCCGTAACAACTCGGTGATCCTCGATGGTACGACAGTGTCTCTGGATACCCGCTTCGGCTATCCGACCGGTACTGGCAATACCTCGGCCACTTCCATGGATGATGCCAGTTGCCAGCAAGTGTTCAATACCGTGTTGCAGAGTGCACCCAAGAATGTGCTTTACAGTGCCGATGCCAGAGAACAACGCTATACCGTCAGGGCCTTGGAAGGAGCAGGTGCAAGCGCTACAGCCATTGACGGCACTGTGGTAACCGGGCTGGATCTCTGCGTCTACCATCAGGTGGCATCTCTGGTGCTGGATCAAAGCTCAGGGGTGGCGACACCGGCGCCGGATCTCAACACCACAGGCGCCAAGGGAATTACCTATAACCCGGGTACCGGCCAGGTATTGAGTTTTAGCAACTGA
- a CDS encoding PilW family protein: MRSRQGKRFIQLKGQGFAKGFTLVELVTVILILGILVVGVSSFIIFGTRIFVDSTAVDRVLGSSRFVMERLSRELRNAVPSSLRLQSSSQLQCLEFLPISASGSYLSLPLAPDVQADTATVFAPATAISAGEQLLVYPLTNAEIYGSGSNKRHAIDKVVLNGSQLTLQFAAAVNFAEASPAKRFYVAGQPVSYCFSSVDGSIRRYSNYGYHAGQPLPDTMGSGALMAEGLSNDIATNPAVQLLPATLVNNAIVQLRPEFSVVGEHFQYQHQVQVINVP, from the coding sequence ATGCGCAGCAGGCAGGGTAAGAGATTCATACAGCTCAAAGGACAAGGTTTCGCCAAGGGCTTTACCTTGGTGGAGTTGGTCACAGTGATCCTTATCCTGGGGATTCTGGTGGTGGGTGTCAGCAGCTTTATTATCTTTGGTACCCGTATTTTTGTGGATTCTACCGCCGTCGACAGAGTGCTGGGCAGCAGTCGTTTCGTGATGGAGCGACTGAGCCGGGAGCTGCGTAATGCCGTGCCTTCCAGTCTCAGGTTGCAGTCCAGCTCTCAGCTGCAGTGTTTGGAGTTTCTGCCCATCAGTGCCAGCGGCAGCTATCTGTCATTGCCTCTGGCGCCGGATGTCCAGGCGGACACTGCCACAGTGTTTGCGCCGGCAACGGCTATTTCGGCCGGTGAACAGCTGTTGGTATACCCGCTGACCAATGCGGAGATTTATGGCAGTGGCAGCAACAAGCGCCACGCCATAGATAAGGTGGTGCTCAATGGCTCACAGCTGACGCTGCAGTTTGCCGCTGCGGTTAATTTTGCCGAAGCCTCACCGGCGAAGCGTTTTTATGTGGCCGGGCAACCTGTCAGCTACTGCTTTTCTTCGGTGGATGGCAGCATTCGCCGTTATAGCAACTATGGTTATCATGCCGGTCAACCTCTGCCCGATACTATGGGCTCTGGAGCCTTGATGGCCGAAGGCTTGAGCAATGATATTGCCACCAACCCGGCGGTGCAGCTGTTGCCTGCCACTCTGGTCAACAACGCCATAGTGCAATTGCGGCCAGAGTTCTCGGTCGTCGGAGAGCATTTTCAGTATCAACATCAAGTGCAGGTGATCAATGTTCCCTAG
- a CDS encoding type IV pilus modification PilV family protein, with amino-acid sequence MRAEARGFTLIELVIGMLVLGIALVLLTSVLFPQSDHAAQTLHRVRSAELAQAVINEIWGKRYDEHSGANGGLPACDGLGGVSCTQVSDYGPDGESRDQFDDIDDYHGLNEQSLMLNSSLSYLSHYPGYSLSVQVSQYQANSKLVTVTVTTPAGEAIRYDVLRSNF; translated from the coding sequence ATGAGGGCTGAAGCGCGGGGATTCACCCTGATAGAGCTGGTGATCGGCATGTTGGTGCTCGGTATCGCCCTGGTGCTGTTGACCAGCGTGCTGTTTCCCCAAAGTGATCACGCGGCGCAGACCCTGCATAGAGTGCGCAGCGCCGAGTTGGCTCAGGCTGTGATCAATGAAATCTGGGGCAAGCGTTATGATGAGCATAGCGGCGCCAACGGTGGCCTGCCCGCCTGTGACGGTTTGGGCGGTGTCAGTTGTACCCAGGTTAGCGATTATGGCCCGGATGGTGAGAGTCGGGATCAGTTTGACGATATCGACGATTACCATGGCCTTAACGAGCAGAGCCTGATGCTTAATTCCAGCCTGAGTTACCTGAGTCACTACCCTGGGTACAGTCTCAGCGTCCAGGTATCCCAGTATCAAGCCAACAGCAAGTTGGTGACTGTCACGGTAACTACCCCTGCGGGCGAGGCTATCCGTTACGACGTGCTGAGGAGTAATTTCTGA
- a CDS encoding inorganic phosphate transporter: MLEALAGLGWIWSLGLILAVLFVLAYEFINGFHDTANAVATVIYTNAMPARGAVLASALFNFAGVLLGGLGVAYAIVHLLPVGLLLDMDSSQGLLLVFSLLFSAIVWNLGTWFFGIPASSSHTLIGSIMGVGGAYAWLNGQSPLDGVNTGKAIDIMLSLLLSPTLGFILAAILLLVMKRIWRKPKLHRTPAEQVAVNGKKHPPFWARITLIASAMGVSFAHGSNDGQKGIGLVMLVLICMAPGYFALDLNSQSFDMDRTQDANRRIMALYERNPQLVANLGEHAADSRCQDSAIASMQSLDRLLEQGSTVTELTQEQRRQARQLILCIDDSTRKLAKQPLPGAEATQLKHWRGQLNAMTEYAPLWVIVAVALALGCGTMVGWRRIVHTVGEKIGNGGMTYSQGIAAQLTAAGSIGIASMTGMPVSTTHILSSAVAGTMVANGSGLQKNTIKQILLTWVLTLPMTIVLSAGLFMLVQTLFA, translated from the coding sequence ATGTTGGAAGCGCTTGCGGGTTTGGGGTGGATCTGGTCTTTGGGACTGATCCTGGCTGTACTTTTTGTGTTGGCATACGAGTTTATCAATGGCTTCCACGACACCGCCAATGCGGTAGCCACTGTGATTTATACCAATGCCATGCCGGCCAGAGGTGCAGTGCTGGCCTCGGCGCTGTTCAACTTTGCTGGGGTGTTGCTGGGGGGGCTCGGTGTGGCTTACGCCATAGTGCATCTGCTGCCGGTCGGGCTCTTGCTGGACATGGATTCCTCCCAAGGCCTGTTGCTGGTGTTCTCCCTGCTGTTTTCTGCCATCGTCTGGAACCTGGGTACCTGGTTCTTCGGTATTCCCGCCTCCAGCTCCCACACTCTGATCGGCTCCATCATGGGTGTCGGTGGTGCCTATGCCTGGCTCAACGGCCAATCGCCGCTGGATGGAGTCAATACCGGCAAGGCGATAGATATCATGCTCTCCTTGCTCTTGTCTCCAACCCTGGGCTTTATTCTGGCGGCGATTTTGCTGTTGGTGATGAAACGTATCTGGCGTAAGCCCAAACTGCATCGCACTCCGGCGGAGCAGGTGGCGGTCAACGGTAAGAAGCATCCGCCATTTTGGGCCCGGATTACCTTGATAGCCTCAGCCATGGGGGTCAGTTTCGCCCATGGCTCCAACGATGGTCAGAAGGGCATAGGTCTGGTGATGTTGGTACTTATCTGCATGGCGCCGGGTTATTTTGCCCTGGACTTGAACAGTCAAAGCTTCGATATGGACAGGACTCAGGATGCCAACCGGCGCATCATGGCTCTGTATGAGCGCAACCCGCAACTGGTGGCTAACCTGGGTGAGCACGCCGCCGACAGTCGCTGTCAGGACTCGGCCATAGCTTCGATGCAGAGCCTGGATAGGCTCCTTGAGCAAGGGAGTACAGTAACAGAGTTGACCCAGGAACAGCGCCGGCAAGCACGGCAGTTGATCCTTTGTATCGATGACAGCACCCGTAAGTTGGCCAAGCAGCCCTTGCCTGGCGCCGAGGCTACTCAATTGAAGCACTGGCGTGGTCAGCTTAACGCCATGACCGAATATGCGCCGCTATGGGTCATAGTAGCCGTTGCCCTGGCTCTGGGTTGCGGCACCATGGTGGGCTGGCGCCGGATTGTACATACGGTTGGCGAGAAAATCGGTAACGGTGGCATGACCTACAGTCAGGGGATAGCCGCGCAGTTGACCGCCGCCGGTTCTATCGGTATCGCCAGTATGACAGGCATGCCGGTATCCACCACCCATATCCTGTCTTCAGCCGTGGCCGGCACCATGGTGGCTAATGGCTCCGGGCTGCAAAAAAATACTATTAAACAGATCCTGTTAACCTGGGTACTGACATTGCCTATGACCATAGTTTTGTCTGCCGGACTCTTTATGCTGGTGCAAACCCTTTTTGCTTAA
- a CDS encoding pilus assembly FimT family protein, whose translation MAVTKGTGTRGFTLVELVVTIMLLAILSVVVLPKLVSSSSYSAWTLRQELIAELQKTQMLALNNPDRCYRLSISSGAYQLSHLTQDCTSVIRNNSAESLPRNTRILLQSNGADSFQIQFDALGRTNLACSGACLSVVADETLTIAIESEGYIHEG comes from the coding sequence ATGGCTGTGACCAAGGGGACAGGCACCCGGGGATTTACTCTGGTGGAGTTGGTAGTGACTATCATGTTGCTGGCCATACTTTCCGTCGTGGTGCTGCCAAAATTGGTATCCTCCAGCAGTTACAGCGCCTGGACGCTGCGACAGGAATTGATTGCCGAGTTGCAAAAGACTCAGATGTTGGCACTCAATAATCCCGACCGTTGCTATCGGCTCTCCATCAGCAGCGGCGCTTATCAACTCAGCCATTTGACCCAGGACTGTACGAGCGTCATCCGCAACAATAGCGCCGAAAGTCTGCCGCGTAATACCCGGATACTGCTTCAAAGTAACGGTGCTGACAGTTTTCAGATCCAGTTCGATGCTTTGGGCCGCACCAACCTTGCCTGCAGTGGCGCCTGCCTCTCTGTGGTCGCCGATGAAACCCTGACTATCGCCATAGAGTCCGAGGGCTATATCCATGAGGGCTGA
- a CDS encoding type II secretion system protein, translated as MKKQQGFTLIELVVVIIILGILAVTAAPKFLNLQSDATKSTLSGMKAALQGGNSLLYSKAAIQGKEKDDGSNGDNVDLTGDDSADITAVYGYVKADATNILKILEADTTSSGDWVIAAPSAANVSAADVIIYRKGTTPSDTYKCFVEYSEATSNSLPVYEIVDTNC; from the coding sequence ATGAAAAAACAACAGGGTTTTACGCTGATTGAATTAGTGGTGGTGATTATCATTTTGGGGATACTGGCCGTCACTGCAGCGCCTAAGTTTTTGAATCTGCAATCAGATGCAACCAAGTCAACTCTTTCTGGTATGAAAGCAGCGTTACAGGGCGGTAATTCCTTGCTCTATTCGAAAGCTGCTATTCAAGGTAAAGAAAAAGACGACGGTAGCAATGGTGACAATGTTGATCTTACAGGGGATGATAGTGCGGATATCACTGCTGTATATGGATATGTGAAGGCTGATGCAACCAATATTCTCAAGATTCTGGAAGCAGATACCACCTCCAGCGGGGACTGGGTTATCGCAGCTCCCAGCGCAGCCAATGTCAGTGCTGCTGATGTGATCATTTATCGTAAGGGAACAACGCCTTCAGACACCTATAAATGCTTTGTTGAGTATTCGGAAGCTACCAGTAACTCATTGCCCGTATATGAGATCGTGGATACCAACTGCTAA
- a CDS encoding DUF6701 domain-containing protein: MNSRILLLLGILLGGLPALALAVPQCSDIFTDPPTGNHFNDGFVPPANLPPSLGGLYCPGNSRYCNQSLAAGDFNFNYGYFFHGSYLYPTTTTTRLYFDSLTLNKATLNPGGKPENLIIYVRGSLDITGQNTVNAILYVAGSVKIAGGSSLDGALASGGALDVTGNSDVDIDLGAVDDADFGGMCSNDQTPVLGCFSDDFSSASLSADDWAIKVLGNSVPPSIVGGRLRLTPARGNQATSSTYQRLFPAEGNLVTVEFDYYAWSPQSGTGGDGVAVILSDAAVTPQPGSFGGALGYAQRNDGTPGFAGGWLGVALDEYGNFSNPTEGRVGGPGFRRQAVSIRGAQAGSYRYLTGTVANIYPKIDVRSSYYPAPGHRYKITVDSRQANMAMVSVERDTGAGYQTLVSPFNARSFIGQGSVPTDFYLSLTGSTGGSNNNHEIDNFQVCALDSKAVGEQVHHFEFDYSSAPFTCRAEPITLRACKNASCSELFTGTVTANLSPNPVSNGRWLPASSVTFNGGSTQIQLQKFDQTPLTLGVSSSTPATRPGSDTLCRSGSGPLSTAACRLSFADSGFIFDVADKLANKPETGVLVKAMKSDGTAQCVPAFASTNKTLSLWSEALSAVAGSPKVQLKPTGALSWQDIGSNQAAATPLTLAFDSQGQSRIDINYADAGRVELNTLYTGTTSEGDAGLVMHGADDFVSFPLGFCVEVEQYCQAADASCAPFRRAQENFPLSISAKAWADNGNADLCKNLTTPSYQQADLSLWHKLIAPASGQPGELQLQQYDHLHQQTPENNRLAQAVSEVGVFEFGVTAPLPYEGSVAFPSLVGSAYWQGPSGKTIMPVGRFVPAFFRVDEPSLLPACNGFSYMDQPFEVSYKVSALALDRQVTQNYVGDFAKAYSHYQAANQFDGVALDSRISGGEITSATWVDGLAEFQGQLKFARKDPVATDGPFPLLDIGLEIQDPDKIAELLDSNMQSDFSGDCSVAGSCSAVRLGSQKMRHGRLLLDNTFGPETQILSMAARTEYWDGRGWRLNELDNCSVFNTPLEYQQDQLTLGYHYEPALSAGQSISRSASGGNTVTAFGGEFELLWRALGSSGYRGKVTAPLKTPEWLQWYWNWNGLNDGTLSDPRASAFFGRYRGNDRIISWREVN; encoded by the coding sequence GTGAATAGTCGCATATTACTCTTGCTCGGGATATTGCTTGGCGGCCTGCCTGCGCTGGCACTGGCTGTGCCTCAGTGCAGTGATATATTTACCGACCCTCCGACAGGGAACCATTTCAATGATGGTTTTGTGCCGCCTGCCAATCTGCCTCCTAGCCTTGGTGGGCTCTACTGCCCAGGTAATTCACGCTACTGCAATCAGTCATTGGCTGCCGGTGATTTTAACTTTAACTATGGTTATTTTTTCCATGGCAGTTATCTGTATCCCACTACGACCACTACCAGGCTCTATTTCGATAGTCTAACTCTCAATAAGGCGACCCTGAACCCAGGGGGAAAACCGGAAAACCTGATCATCTATGTGCGTGGCTCATTGGATATCACAGGTCAAAACACAGTGAATGCCATCCTTTATGTGGCGGGCTCGGTCAAAATAGCGGGCGGCTCATCGCTGGACGGCGCCCTGGCTTCCGGCGGTGCCTTGGATGTTACCGGTAACTCGGATGTGGATATCGATCTCGGTGCAGTCGATGATGCCGATTTTGGCGGCATGTGCAGTAATGACCAAACGCCAGTGCTGGGGTGTTTCAGCGATGACTTCAGTTCGGCTTCCCTATCGGCAGATGATTGGGCCATCAAGGTGCTGGGCAATTCAGTGCCGCCCAGCATAGTGGGTGGGCGTCTGCGTTTGACTCCTGCCCGGGGCAATCAGGCAACCTCCAGTACCTATCAGCGCTTGTTTCCAGCCGAAGGCAACCTGGTAACAGTTGAATTTGATTATTACGCCTGGTCGCCCCAGAGTGGCACCGGCGGTGATGGGGTGGCGGTGATCCTTTCTGATGCGGCCGTGACGCCGCAGCCGGGCAGTTTTGGTGGCGCCTTGGGTTATGCCCAGCGTAATGATGGTACCCCGGGTTTTGCCGGTGGCTGGTTGGGGGTGGCACTGGATGAATACGGCAACTTTTCCAATCCCACAGAAGGGCGTGTCGGAGGCCCGGGATTTCGCCGCCAAGCCGTGTCTATTCGGGGTGCTCAGGCCGGTTCCTATCGATACCTGACAGGTACAGTTGCCAATATTTATCCCAAGATAGACGTGCGCAGCAGCTATTACCCGGCTCCTGGGCACAGGTATAAGATTACCGTAGATTCCCGCCAGGCCAACATGGCCATGGTGTCTGTTGAGCGGGATACAGGTGCCGGTTACCAAACTCTGGTGAGCCCATTCAATGCCCGGAGTTTTATTGGCCAAGGGAGTGTGCCGACAGATTTTTACCTGTCGCTTACCGGCTCTACCGGCGGTTCCAACAACAACCATGAGATAGACAATTTCCAGGTTTGCGCTTTGGACTCCAAGGCCGTGGGTGAGCAGGTTCATCATTTTGAGTTTGATTACAGCAGCGCGCCTTTTACCTGTCGTGCCGAACCCATCACCTTGAGGGCCTGTAAAAATGCCAGCTGCTCAGAGCTCTTCACTGGTACTGTCACCGCCAATCTGAGCCCTAACCCCGTCAGTAACGGCCGTTGGTTGCCGGCAAGTTCGGTGACTTTCAACGGTGGCAGTACCCAAATTCAACTGCAAAAGTTTGATCAAACGCCGCTGACACTGGGGGTTTCCTCCTCGACTCCGGCCACCCGCCCAGGCAGTGACACCCTTTGCCGAAGTGGCAGCGGTCCCTTGAGTACGGCCGCCTGTCGCCTGAGTTTTGCCGATAGTGGTTTCATTTTTGATGTGGCAGATAAGCTGGCCAACAAGCCAGAGACAGGAGTGCTTGTTAAGGCTATGAAGTCAGATGGCACAGCCCAGTGTGTACCGGCCTTTGCCAGTACCAACAAGACGCTTTCGCTCTGGAGTGAGGCGCTGTCGGCAGTTGCCGGTTCACCCAAGGTGCAACTGAAACCGACAGGCGCCCTGAGCTGGCAGGATATAGGCAGCAATCAAGCTGCCGCCACACCGCTGACCTTGGCCTTCGATAGTCAAGGCCAAAGCCGAATCGATATCAATTATGCAGATGCCGGTCGGGTCGAGCTAAATACCCTCTATACGGGAACGACCAGCGAAGGGGATGCCGGGCTGGTGATGCACGGCGCCGATGATTTTGTCAGCTTCCCGTTGGGATTCTGTGTCGAGGTAGAGCAATACTGCCAGGCCGCGGATGCCTCCTGTGCGCCTTTTCGGCGAGCACAGGAAAATTTCCCACTCAGCATCAGTGCCAAAGCCTGGGCGGATAATGGTAATGCCGATCTCTGTAAAAACCTCACCACACCTTCCTATCAGCAGGCAGATCTCTCTTTATGGCATAAGCTGATTGCACCGGCTTCAGGTCAACCCGGTGAACTGCAGCTGCAGCAGTATGATCATCTGCACCAGCAAACGCCTGAGAATAACCGGCTCGCTCAGGCGGTCAGTGAGGTTGGGGTGTTTGAATTCGGCGTCACGGCGCCTTTGCCCTACGAGGGCAGTGTGGCCTTCCCGAGCCTAGTGGGCAGCGCTTATTGGCAGGGACCTAGCGGCAAAACCATAATGCCAGTCGGGCGTTTTGTGCCGGCCTTTTTCCGAGTCGATGAACCCAGTTTGCTGCCGGCCTGTAATGGTTTCAGTTACATGGATCAGCCATTTGAAGTCAGTTATAAAGTCAGCGCTTTGGCACTGGATAGACAAGTGACTCAAAATTATGTCGGTGATTTTGCCAAGGCTTACAGTCATTATCAGGCAGCCAATCAATTCGACGGAGTCGCGTTGGACAGCCGGATTTCGGGGGGCGAGATTACTTCAGCTACCTGGGTGGATGGGCTGGCTGAGTTCCAAGGGCAACTCAAGTTTGCCCGCAAGGACCCGGTTGCAACAGACGGGCCTTTCCCGCTTTTGGATATAGGCCTGGAAATTCAGGATCCGGACAAGATTGCCGAGCTGCTGGACAGCAATATGCAAAGCGATTTCAGCGGTGACTGCTCTGTGGCAGGCAGCTGCAGCGCCGTGCGTCTTGGTAGCCAAAAGATGCGCCATGGGCGTTTGCTGTTGGACAATACCTTTGGCCCGGAAACCCAAATTTTGAGCATGGCGGCGAGGACAGAGTATTGGGATGGCCGTGGCTGGCGTTTGAACGAGCTGGATAACTGCAGTGTGTTCAACACGCCACTTGAATATCAACAGGATCAACTCACCCTGGGTTACCACTATGAACCTGCGCTCAGCGCCGGGCAGAGTATTAGCCGCTCCGCCAGCGGCGGCAACACAGTCACAGCCTTTGGCGGCGAGTTTGAACTCTTGTGGCGTGCGCTCGGAAGCTCCGGCTATCGCGGCAAGGTGACGGCGCCGCTCAAGACGCCTGAATGGTTGCAGTGGTACTGGAATTGGAATGGCCTCAACGACGGCACACTTAGCGACCCCAGAGCCAGCGCCTTCTTTGGCCGTTATCGCGGCAACGACAGGATCATCAGTTGGCGGGAAGTTAACTGA
- a CDS encoding type II secretion system protein produces MQRQQGFTLIELVVVIIILGILAVVAAPKFINLQSDARVSTLQGMKAALQGANAMVYSKAVIAGQGKTTGESVVIGKSGNSDISVTVDYGYLDSAANSTTVKTNLEKAMDNTFEAITGTDTVATEDFGVIYVSDTSFIIVPKGKKGSEACRINYTPATATSLPQYVVTGTDC; encoded by the coding sequence ATGCAAAGGCAACAAGGTTTCACCCTGATTGAACTGGTGGTGGTGATCATAATTCTCGGTATTCTGGCGGTGGTCGCTGCGCCCAAGTTTATCAATCTGCAATCCGATGCCAGGGTGTCTACCCTTCAGGGAATGAAGGCGGCACTTCAGGGGGCCAATGCCATGGTGTATTCCAAGGCTGTTATTGCCGGTCAAGGTAAAACTACGGGTGAGAGTGTTGTCATTGGCAAGAGCGGTAACAGTGATATTAGTGTTACTGTGGATTATGGATATTTGGACAGTGCGGCCAATTCCACCACAGTGAAAACCAATCTGGAAAAAGCTATGGACAATACTTTCGAGGCTATTACCGGAACAGATACCGTTGCAACTGAAGACTTTGGGGTGATCTATGTCAGTGACACTTCTTTCATTATTGTCCCCAAGGGTAAGAAAGGCAGTGAGGCCTGTCGTATTAACTATACCCCAGCCACAGCAACTTCGTTGCCACAGTATGTGGTAACTGGTACAGATTGCTAA